Proteins from a single region of Shinella zoogloeoides:
- a CDS encoding O-linked N-acetylglucosamine transferase, SPINDLY family protein, translating into MTVSPSTVPDPNAPLLQLLLRARTQQLSLADLFQTAETLAGAGQKAAAVELYKTWIAFNDANPLLHLAYFNYGVALSSAGDIAGAMHALRAAIRLNPLFGQAHINLGRALEDCGLIGEAVQQWRVFVDATAEMTPDKLSNRLLSLQHIGRVLEGAGQLDEAEAALWQAMELQPSRPEAAQHWISLRARQCKWPVTAPSMHLTMRNFMDAMSSMTIACYADDPLFHLAKAYRYGHRTVGRPADLAALERRPVRMKTGTGQRLRIGYVSSDLRQHAVGFALSEVLELHDKANVEVFAYYCGDPAPIDQTQARIKLAVDHWRDIAGLGDLEAARQIVDDEIDVLIDVNGYTKNARTRIFAYRPAPVIVNFCGYPGTMATPYHQYMIADDVIVPPENELYYTEKVLRIACNQPVDRKRAVSSRPTRAAAGLPEDAFVFASFNGMQKITAPCFARWLAILHATPGSVLWLLAGDDSANERLRKMASDAGIAPERLIFAGKAMNPDHLARIGLADLFLDTFPYGAHSTAADAVTQGLPVLTVAGKSFASRFCASIVTAAGVPELVCSGPDEYVRKAVAFARDPASLRAVRDAIERQRETAPLRDMPALALRLEELFWQMQNEAERGETPVPDLRNLDIYYEVGTELAAQGIEFEDEEAYRARYRAELAALDAFAPLSPDARLWQGDAP; encoded by the coding sequence ATGACCGTCAGCCCTTCCACCGTTCCCGATCCGAACGCGCCGCTTCTCCAGCTTCTCCTGCGCGCCCGCACCCAGCAGCTTTCGCTCGCAGACCTGTTCCAGACGGCGGAAACCCTTGCCGGCGCCGGCCAGAAGGCGGCGGCCGTGGAACTCTACAAGACCTGGATCGCCTTCAACGACGCGAACCCGCTGCTGCATCTGGCCTATTTCAACTATGGCGTGGCCCTCTCCTCCGCCGGCGATATCGCCGGCGCGATGCATGCGCTGCGCGCGGCGATACGGCTGAACCCGCTCTTTGGCCAGGCGCATATCAATCTCGGCCGGGCGCTCGAGGATTGCGGGCTGATCGGCGAGGCCGTGCAGCAATGGCGCGTCTTCGTCGACGCAACGGCGGAGATGACGCCCGACAAGCTCAGCAACCGCCTGCTCAGCCTGCAGCATATCGGCCGCGTGCTGGAAGGCGCCGGCCAGCTCGACGAAGCCGAGGCCGCGCTCTGGCAGGCGATGGAATTGCAGCCCTCCCGCCCCGAGGCCGCCCAGCACTGGATCTCGCTGCGCGCGCGGCAGTGCAAGTGGCCCGTCACCGCGCCGTCCATGCACCTGACGATGCGCAACTTCATGGACGCCATGTCCTCCATGACGATCGCCTGCTATGCGGACGACCCGCTGTTCCATCTGGCGAAGGCCTATCGCTACGGCCACCGCACCGTCGGCCGCCCCGCCGACCTTGCCGCGCTGGAGCGCCGGCCGGTGCGGATGAAGACCGGCACCGGGCAGCGCCTGCGCATCGGCTACGTCTCCTCGGACCTGCGCCAGCACGCCGTCGGCTTCGCGCTCAGCGAGGTGCTGGAACTGCACGACAAGGCCAATGTCGAGGTCTTCGCCTATTACTGCGGCGACCCCGCCCCGATCGACCAGACGCAGGCGCGCATCAAGCTGGCCGTCGACCATTGGCGCGACATTGCGGGTCTCGGCGATCTCGAGGCCGCCCGCCAGATCGTCGACGACGAGATCGACGTGCTCATCGACGTCAACGGCTATACGAAGAACGCCCGTACGAGGATCTTCGCCTACCGGCCCGCGCCGGTCATCGTGAATTTCTGCGGCTACCCCGGCACCATGGCGACCCCGTACCACCAGTACATGATCGCCGACGACGTGATCGTGCCACCGGAAAACGAGCTTTATTATACGGAAAAGGTCCTGCGCATCGCCTGCAACCAGCCGGTGGACCGCAAGCGCGCGGTCAGCTCGCGCCCGACCCGCGCGGCTGCCGGCCTGCCGGAAGACGCCTTCGTCTTCGCCAGCTTCAACGGCATGCAGAAGATCACCGCCCCCTGCTTTGCCCGGTGGCTGGCCATTCTCCACGCCACGCCCGGCAGCGTGCTCTGGCTGCTGGCCGGCGACGACAGCGCCAACGAGCGGCTGCGCAAGATGGCGTCCGACGCCGGCATCGCGCCGGAACGGCTGATCTTCGCCGGCAAGGCGATGAACCCGGATCATCTCGCGCGCATCGGCCTTGCCGATCTCTTCCTCGACACCTTCCCCTATGGCGCGCATTCCACCGCGGCCGACGCCGTCACGCAGGGCCTGCCGGTGCTCACCGTCGCCGGCAAGAGCTTCGCCTCGCGCTTCTGCGCCAGCATCGTCACGGCCGCCGGCGTTCCCGAACTGGTTTGCAGCGGGCCGGACGAATATGTCCGCAAGGCCGTCGCCTTCGCGCGCGATCCCGCGAGCCTCAGGGCGGTGCGCGACGCCATCGAGCGCCAGCGCGAGACCGCGCCGCTGCGCGACATGCCCGCCCTCGCCCTCCGCCTCGAAGAACTGTTCTGGCAAATGCAGAACGAGGCCGAGCGCGGCGAAACGCCCGTGCCGGACCTGCGCAACCTCGACATCTATTACGAAGTCGGCACGGAGCTTGCCGCGCAGGGCATCGAATTCGAGGATGAGGAAGCCTATCGCGCGCGCTACCGGGCGGAGCTTGCCGCCCTCGACGCCTTTGCGCCGCTTTCGCCCGATGCCCGTCTCTGGCAGGGCGATGCGCCATGA
- a CDS encoding flagellin N-terminal helical domain-containing protein, with product MTSILTNVAAMSALQTLRSISSDMEDTQARVSSGLRVGGASDNAAYWSIATTMRSDNMALSAVQDALGLGAAKVDTAYAGMNSSIEVVKEIKKKLVAATEDGVDKTKIQEEISQLQDQLKSISEAASFSGENWLEANVGDKTSVVASFVRDSSGSVSVKKVAYDLTIDNVLFDKGGDTGILDQTQNILGDGVAVNVNKNGTTATYNVPKFTSAEVSDAVTLASGSFDAGGKIAWTVAGDGAGAGVGYVKVADDVWVAAVEQDLAANNGQEAYAKDGTNFLWQIDTIPVAASSLESVSEFKIDGTTTGAQLDGLITLVDEALGKMTSAAADLGSMAMRIGLQEDFVSKLTDSIDSGVGRLVDADMNEESTRLKALQTQQQLAIQSLSIANSASESILTLFR from the coding sequence ATGACGAGCATTCTTACCAATGTTGCGGCCATGTCCGCTCTCCAGACGCTGCGGTCGATCAGTTCCGATATGGAAGACACGCAAGCGCGTGTTTCCTCCGGCCTGCGCGTCGGCGGCGCGTCCGACAACGCCGCCTATTGGTCGATCGCGACGACCATGCGCTCCGACAACATGGCGCTTTCCGCCGTTCAGGACGCCCTCGGCCTCGGCGCCGCGAAGGTCGATACGGCCTATGCCGGTATGAACTCTTCGATCGAAGTCGTGAAGGAAATCAAGAAGAAGCTGGTTGCCGCTACGGAAGACGGCGTCGACAAGACCAAGATTCAGGAAGAAATCTCCCAGCTTCAGGACCAGCTCAAGAGCATTTCCGAAGCCGCTTCCTTCTCCGGGGAGAACTGGCTTGAAGCCAATGTTGGCGACAAGACGAGCGTTGTTGCCTCTTTTGTCCGTGATAGCAGCGGTTCCGTCTCGGTCAAGAAGGTTGCCTACGACCTCACCATTGACAATGTTCTGTTCGACAAGGGCGGTGATACCGGTATCCTCGACCAGACGCAGAACATCCTCGGCGATGGCGTTGCGGTCAACGTCAACAAGAACGGCACGACTGCAACCTATAACGTTCCGAAGTTCACTTCGGCCGAGGTTAGCGATGCCGTGACGCTTGCAAGCGGAAGCTTCGATGCCGGCGGCAAGATCGCCTGGACGGTGGCTGGCGACGGTGCCGGTGCCGGTGTCGGCTATGTCAAGGTTGCCGATGACGTCTGGGTGGCCGCTGTGGAACAGGATCTGGCCGCGAACAACGGTCAGGAAGCCTACGCCAAGGATGGCACCAACTTCCTCTGGCAGATTGATACGATACCCGTTGCAGCCTCTTCGCTCGAATCCGTTTCGGAGTTCAAGATCGACGGCACGACCACTGGCGCACAACTTGACGGCCTGATCACGCTGGTTGACGAAGCCCTCGGCAAGATGACCTCCGCCGCCGCCGACCTCGGCTCCATGGCGATGCGCATCGGCCTGCAGGAAGACTTCGTCTCCAAGCTGACCGACTCCATCGACTCGGGCGTTGGCCGTCTCGTGGACGCCGATATGAACGAGGAATCGACCCGCCTGAAGGCCCTGCAGACCCAGCAGCAGCTCGCCATCCAGTCGCTGTCGATCGCCAACTCGGCTTCGGAAAGCATCCTCACGCTCTTCCGTTAA
- a CDS encoding flagellin N-terminal helical domain-containing protein → MTSILTNAAAMSALQTLRSINNNMDETQAHVSTGLRVGSASDNAAYWSIATTMRSDNMALSAVQDALGLGAAKVDTAYAGMNSSIDVVKEIKKKLVTATEDGVDKTKINEEIKQLQGQLKSISEAASFSGENWLETDIASGGPANKATVVASFVRNDLGAVSVKKVDYTLDANSVLFDKSGADAGILDQMNSLGSDSIVVNVNTGGTVAAVNVKKFTTAEVSTAVTGATGGFDAGGNIAWTVASDGAGAGRGFVKIADDTWVAAEEQDKGANDGQETFATDAGTNLWKIDVTSPSTTPTASVSGFSISNSTTGTELDALIQNVDNALKSMTSAASALGSISSRIGLQEEFVSQLSSAIDKGVGRLVDADMNEESTRLKALQTQQQLAIQSLSIANNASQNVLSLFR, encoded by the coding sequence ATGACGAGCATCCTCACCAACGCAGCAGCAATGTCTGCTCTCCAGACGCTGCGCTCCATCAACAACAACATGGACGAAACCCAGGCGCACGTCTCGACGGGCCTGCGCGTCGGCAGCGCGTCCGACAACGCCGCCTACTGGTCGATCGCAACGACCATGCGTTCCGACAACATGGCGCTTTCCGCCGTTCAGGACGCCCTCGGCCTCGGTGCGGCGAAGGTCGATACCGCCTATGCCGGTATGAATTCCTCGATCGACGTGGTCAAGGAAATCAAGAAGAAGCTGGTGACGGCAACGGAAGACGGCGTCGACAAGACCAAGATCAACGAAGAAATCAAGCAGCTCCAGGGCCAGCTCAAGAGCATCTCCGAAGCTGCTTCGTTCTCGGGTGAGAACTGGCTGGAAACCGACATCGCCAGCGGCGGCCCGGCCAACAAGGCAACGGTCGTTGCCTCCTTCGTCCGTAACGACCTCGGTGCGGTCTCGGTCAAGAAAGTCGATTACACGCTCGACGCAAATTCGGTGCTGTTCGACAAGTCCGGTGCCGATGCGGGTATCCTGGACCAGATGAACAGCCTTGGCTCCGATAGCATCGTCGTCAACGTCAATACGGGCGGCACGGTCGCTGCCGTCAACGTGAAGAAGTTCACGACGGCTGAAGTCAGCACTGCCGTCACCGGTGCAACCGGCGGCTTCGATGCAGGCGGCAACATCGCCTGGACGGTGGCTAGTGATGGCGCCGGTGCCGGTCGGGGCTTCGTCAAGATCGCTGATGACACCTGGGTTGCTGCAGAAGAGCAGGACAAGGGAGCCAACGACGGTCAGGAAACGTTTGCGACGGACGCCGGCACGAACCTCTGGAAGATCGATGTCACCAGCCCGTCTACTACTCCGACGGCGTCCGTATCGGGCTTCTCGATCAGCAACTCCACCACCGGCACGGAGTTGGACGCACTGATCCAGAACGTCGACAACGCGCTCAAGAGCATGACCAGCGCCGCTTCGGCTCTCGGTTCGATTTCTTCCCGTATCGGCCTGCAGGAAGAATTCGTTTCCCAGCTCAGCTCGGCCATCGACAAGGGCGTTGGCCGCCTGGTCGATGCAGACATGAACGAGGAATCGACCCGCCTGAAGGCCCTGCAGACCCAGCAGCAGCTCGCCATCCAGTCGCTGTCGATCGCCAACAACGCATCGCAGAACGTTCTGTCGCTGTTCCGTTAA
- a CDS encoding MotE family protein, protein MTNTTLSLLARRLALPLAGLVMMAIPGAFAEERPVIMTTKASADEIREFCTNIADAARDQRYLLQKQELEKLQKDVDERIKTLEMRRAEYQDWLKRRNDFLKSTEKDLVDIYRKMKPDAAAAQLAELDPEIASAIVMKLPPRQSSTILGEMPADKAAALTRILVSATDPNTSKDPS, encoded by the coding sequence ATGACGAACACGACCCTTTCCCTTCTCGCAAGAAGGCTCGCCCTTCCTCTCGCCGGCCTCGTGATGATGGCCATTCCCGGCGCCTTCGCCGAGGAGCGCCCCGTCATCATGACGACCAAGGCGAGTGCCGACGAGATCCGCGAATTCTGCACCAACATTGCGGATGCCGCGCGCGACCAGCGCTATCTTCTCCAGAAGCAGGAGCTTGAGAAGCTGCAGAAGGACGTCGACGAACGCATCAAGACGCTGGAGATGCGGCGCGCGGAATACCAGGACTGGCTGAAGCGCCGCAACGACTTCCTGAAGTCCACGGAAAAGGACCTGGTGGACATCTACCGCAAGATGAAGCCGGACGCCGCCGCCGCGCAGCTCGCCGAACTGGACCCGGAGATCGCCTCGGCCATCGTCATGAAGCTGCCGCCGCGCCAGTCGAGCACCATTCTCGGCGAGATGCCGGCCGACAAGGCCGCCGCGCTCACCCGCATCCTCGTTTCGGCGACAGACCCGAATACCTCAAAGGACCCGTCATGA
- a CDS encoding flagellar basal body-associated FliL family protein, which yields MADEEQGVETRKKPSLVITIAVVAVLTLLAGGGGWFVGNMLAPPPAEEPAQEVAKAEPPAEGGHGGGEKAEAGEIPHISTEANGIVLLDPITSNLAYPSDNRVRLEVALMFKGAPDAVLAEEIHQDIMAYMRTVSLQQVQGPRGFQYLREDLEERVDLRSEGRVTNVMFRTFVIE from the coding sequence ATGGCGGACGAAGAACAGGGCGTCGAGACCAGGAAGAAGCCCTCGCTGGTCATCACCATCGCGGTCGTCGCCGTGCTGACGCTGCTGGCCGGCGGCGGCGGCTGGTTCGTGGGCAACATGCTCGCCCCGCCGCCGGCCGAAGAGCCGGCGCAAGAGGTGGCGAAGGCCGAGCCTCCCGCCGAGGGCGGCCATGGCGGCGGCGAGAAGGCGGAGGCGGGGGAAATCCCGCATATCTCCACCGAGGCGAACGGCATCGTGCTGCTCGACCCGATCACCAGCAACCTCGCCTATCCGTCCGACAACCGCGTGCGGCTCGAAGTGGCGCTGATGTTCAAGGGCGCGCCGGACGCGGTTCTGGCGGAGGAGATTCACCAGGATATCATGGCCTATATGCGCACGGTCTCGCTCCAGCAGGTGCAGGGACCGCGCGGCTTCCAATATCTGCGGGAAGACCTGGAGGAGCGGGTTGACCTCAGGTCCGAAGGGCGCGTAACCAACGTCATGTTCCGCACCTTCGTGATCGAATGA
- a CDS encoding flagellar basal body P-ring protein FlgI, translating to MLAAGPALPAARIKDVASVQSGRENQLIGYGLVVGLQGTGDSMRAAPFTEQSMRAMLQNLGISMVGNQTRAKNIAAVLVTANLPPFASPGSRIDVTVGSLGDASSLRGGTLVMTSLSGADGQIYAVAQGSVVVTGINASGDAASVQQGVTTAGRVPNGAIIERELPSRFKDASDLVLQLRNPDFSTSVGMADAINRYAAAQYGGPIAESRDSQAVHVAKPRMADLTRLMADIENLVIETDAPARVVINERTGTIVIGQDVRISPVAVSYGTLTVQVTEMPTVVQPEPFSRGVTAEEPRTDILVQQEGGNVAMLDGSSLRSLVSGLNSIGVKPDGIISILQSIKTAGALQAELVLQ from the coding sequence ATGCTCGCGGCAGGCCCGGCACTGCCGGCCGCCCGCATCAAGGACGTGGCCTCGGTGCAGTCCGGCCGCGAGAACCAGCTCATCGGCTACGGCCTCGTCGTCGGCCTCCAGGGCACCGGCGACAGCATGCGCGCCGCGCCCTTCACCGAGCAGTCCATGCGCGCGATGCTGCAGAACCTCGGTATCTCGATGGTCGGCAACCAGACGCGCGCCAAGAACATCGCGGCCGTGCTCGTCACCGCGAACCTGCCGCCCTTCGCCAGCCCCGGCAGCCGCATCGACGTGACGGTCGGCTCGCTGGGCGACGCCTCGTCGCTGCGCGGCGGCACATTGGTCATGACCTCGCTTTCCGGCGCCGACGGCCAGATTTACGCTGTCGCGCAAGGCTCCGTCGTCGTTACCGGCATCAATGCCAGCGGCGATGCGGCGAGCGTGCAGCAGGGCGTGACGACCGCCGGCCGCGTGCCGAACGGCGCGATCATCGAGCGCGAGCTGCCCTCGCGCTTCAAGGACGCCTCCGATCTCGTGCTGCAGCTTCGCAACCCCGACTTCTCGACGTCCGTCGGCATGGCGGATGCGATCAACCGTTATGCGGCCGCGCAATATGGCGGGCCGATCGCCGAATCGCGCGATTCCCAGGCCGTGCATGTCGCCAAGCCCCGCATGGCGGATCTCACCCGCCTGATGGCCGATATCGAGAACCTCGTCATCGAGACCGATGCGCCGGCGCGCGTGGTGATCAACGAGCGCACGGGCACCATCGTCATCGGCCAGGACGTGCGCATTTCGCCCGTCGCCGTCAGCTACGGCACGCTGACCGTGCAGGTCACCGAAATGCCCACGGTGGTCCAGCCCGAACCCTTCTCCCGCGGCGTCACGGCCGAGGAGCCGCGCACGGATATCCTCGTCCAGCAGGAGGGCGGCAACGTCGCGATGCTCGACGGCTCCAGCCTGCGCTCGCTCGTCTCGGGCCTGAACAGCATCGGCGTGAAGCCGGATGGCATCATCTCCATCCTGCAAAGCATCAAGACAGCCGGAGCCCTCCAGGCGGAACTGGTATTGCAATGA
- the flgH gene encoding flagellar basal body L-ring protein FlgH: MKKIASALAVALALSGCQSQAVKEIGRAPAMSPIGSGLSYAETPQMAMYPKQPRNSVAGYSLWSDQQSALFKDSRAFKMGDILTVNIRVNDKASFDNKTDRSRTNKSGMNFGFGGKSASSSVDAEGDLSFGSSTSTKGDGSTERAEKLNLLVAAVVTGVVENGNLLISGSQEVRVNHELRILNVAGIVRPQDVDAYNQISYEKIAEARISYGGRGRLTEVQQPPWGQQAIDLFSPI, from the coding sequence ATGAAAAAGATCGCCTCCGCACTCGCCGTCGCGCTGGCCCTGTCGGGCTGCCAGAGCCAGGCGGTCAAGGAAATCGGCCGGGCACCGGCGATGAGCCCCATCGGCAGCGGCCTCAGCTATGCCGAGACGCCGCAGATGGCCATGTATCCCAAGCAGCCGCGCAATTCTGTCGCCGGCTATTCGCTGTGGAGCGACCAGCAATCGGCGCTTTTCAAGGATTCGCGCGCCTTCAAGATGGGCGACATCCTGACCGTCAACATCCGCGTCAACGACAAGGCGAGCTTCGACAACAAGACGGACCGCTCGCGCACCAACAAGAGCGGCATGAATTTCGGCTTCGGCGGAAAATCCGCCAGCAGCAGCGTCGATGCCGAGGGCGATCTTTCCTTCGGCTCGTCGACCAGCACCAAGGGCGACGGCTCCACGGAGCGCGCGGAGAAGCTGAACCTGCTCGTGGCGGCGGTTGTCACCGGCGTCGTGGAGAACGGCAACCTTCTGATCAGCGGTTCGCAGGAAGTGCGCGTGAACCACGAGCTTCGCATCCTCAACGTCGCCGGCATCGTGCGGCCGCAGGATGTCGACGCCTATAACCAGATTTCCTACGAGAAGATCGCGGAAGCCCGCATCTCCTACGGCGGCCGCGGCCGCCTGACGGAAGTGCAGCAGCCGCCGTGGGGCCAGCAGGCCATCGACCTGTTCTCGCCGATCTGA
- the glf gene encoding UDP-galactopyranose mutase: MTQETILIVGAGLSGAVIGRELAQKGYRIEIVDSRAHIAGNCHTERDAATGVMVHVYGPHIFHTDDQEVWDYVNGFTTFMPYKNRVKTTSGGQVYSLPVNLHTINQFFGKTLRPDEARTFLESEADTSIADPQTFEEQALRFVGKGLYEAFFKGYTQKQWGCSPTALPASILKRLPVRFNYEDNYFFHKYQGMPANGYTEMIAGILDHPNITVRLTTDFRREAADGYSHIFYSGPLDGYFDYELGRLGYRTLDFERFTYDGDYQGCAVMNYGDVSVPYTRITEHKHFSPWEEHRGSVCYREFSRACEPGDIPYYPIRLVEEKAQLADYVARAEQEAGVTFVGRLGTYRYLDMDVTIREALDTARLYLARRAENAAMPTFLNPPL; the protein is encoded by the coding sequence ATGACGCAGGAAACGATCCTCATCGTCGGCGCCGGCCTTTCCGGCGCCGTCATCGGCCGCGAGCTGGCGCAGAAGGGTTACCGGATCGAGATCGTCGATTCGCGCGCACATATCGCCGGCAACTGCCACACGGAGCGCGACGCGGCGACGGGCGTGATGGTGCATGTCTACGGCCCGCACATCTTCCACACGGACGATCAGGAAGTCTGGGACTATGTGAACGGCTTCACCACCTTCATGCCCTACAAGAACCGCGTGAAGACGACGAGCGGCGGGCAGGTCTATTCGCTGCCGGTCAACCTGCACACGATCAACCAGTTCTTCGGCAAGACCCTGCGCCCGGACGAGGCCCGCACCTTCCTCGAGAGCGAGGCGGACACGTCCATCGCCGATCCGCAGACCTTCGAGGAACAGGCCCTGCGCTTCGTCGGCAAGGGGCTCTACGAGGCGTTCTTCAAGGGCTATACGCAGAAACAGTGGGGCTGCTCGCCGACCGCCCTGCCCGCCTCGATCCTGAAGCGCCTGCCAGTGCGCTTCAACTACGAGGACAACTACTTCTTCCACAAATACCAGGGCATGCCGGCAAACGGCTATACCGAGATGATCGCCGGCATCCTCGACCATCCGAACATCACGGTGCGGCTCACAACCGATTTCCGGCGCGAAGCGGCGGACGGCTATTCCCACATCTTCTATTCCGGCCCGCTCGACGGCTATTTCGACTACGAACTCGGCCGCCTCGGCTATCGCACGCTGGATTTCGAGCGCTTCACCTATGACGGCGACTACCAGGGCTGCGCGGTGATGAACTACGGCGACGTTTCGGTGCCCTATACGCGCATCACCGAGCACAAGCATTTCTCCCCCTGGGAGGAGCACCGGGGTTCGGTCTGCTACCGGGAATTCTCGCGGGCCTGCGAGCCGGGCGACATCCCCTACTACCCAATCCGCCTCGTGGAGGAGAAGGCGCAGCTTGCCGACTATGTCGCGCGCGCCGAACAGGAAGCGGGCGTCACCTTCGTCGGCCGGCTTGGAACCTACCGCTATCTCGACATGGACGTGACGATCCGCGAAGCGCTCGACACGGCAAGGCTCTACCTTGCCCGCCGGGCGGAAAACGCGGCCATGCCGACCTTCCTGAACCCGCCGCTCTGA
- the fliP gene encoding flagellar type III secretion system pore protein FliP (The bacterial flagellar biogenesis protein FliP forms a type III secretion system (T3SS)-type pore required for flagellar assembly.): protein MIRALLTFLAMMAMTGMAYAQQQLQLPGGLLNAPVDGSAAAWIIRTFGLLTILSVAPGILIMVTSFPRFVIAFSILRSGMGLATTPSNMILVSLALFMTFYVMAPTFDRAWQNGVEPLMANQIDETEAAKRIAEPFREFMVANTRDKDIELFISLAEERGQTMVKDNVADLRVVIPAFMISEIRRGFEIGFLVVLPFLVIDMIVATITMAMGMMMLPPTSISLPFKILFFVLIDGWNLLVGSLVRSFS from the coding sequence ATGATTCGAGCCCTTCTGACCTTTCTCGCCATGATGGCGATGACCGGCATGGCCTACGCCCAGCAGCAGTTGCAACTGCCGGGCGGCCTCCTGAACGCGCCCGTCGACGGCTCCGCGGCGGCCTGGATCATCCGCACCTTCGGGCTTCTGACGATCCTTTCGGTTGCGCCCGGCATCCTGATCATGGTGACGAGCTTTCCGCGCTTCGTCATCGCCTTCTCGATCCTGCGCTCGGGCATGGGCCTTGCCACCACGCCGTCGAACATGATCCTCGTCTCGCTGGCGCTGTTCATGACCTTCTACGTCATGGCGCCGACCTTCGACCGCGCCTGGCAGAACGGCGTGGAGCCGCTGATGGCCAACCAGATCGACGAGACGGAGGCCGCCAAGCGCATCGCCGAGCCGTTCCGCGAATTCATGGTCGCCAACACGCGCGACAAGGATATCGAGCTGTTCATCTCGCTGGCGGAAGAGCGCGGCCAGACCATGGTGAAGGACAATGTGGCGGACCTGCGCGTCGTCATCCCCGCCTTCATGATCTCGGAAATCCGCCGCGGCTTCGAGATCGGCTTCCTCGTCGTGCTGCCCTTCCTCGTCATCGACATGATCGTCGCCACCATCACCATGGCCATGGGCATGATGATGCTGCCGCCCACCTCGATCTCGCTGCCCTTCAAGATCCTGTTCTTCGTGCTCATCGACGGCTGGAACCTGCTCGTCGGCAGCCTCGTGCGGTCCTTCAGCTAG